One Myxosarcina sp. GI1 genomic window carries:
- a CDS encoding N-acetyltransferase gives MNAKIAVAEYTQEQHVQDTMNAEIVIADYTNKQHAQDIVFLLNHYAVDPAGGGVELDRYTRSNLTEELAKLPFAFSLICYVDRVAVGLANCFTLFSTFQCKPVINIHDLIVVDRYRRQGISQLLLNEVEQIAKDKGACKITLEVLEKNYAAKNSYGKFGFVKYELNPEYGNAIFLEKKLPW, from the coding sequence ATGAATGCCAAGATTGCAGTTGCTGAATACACCCAAGAACAGCACGTACAAGATACTATGAACGCCGAAATTGTAATTGCTGACTATACCAATAAACAGCACGCGCAAGATATTGTATTTTTACTCAATCATTATGCCGTCGATCCCGCAGGTGGTGGTGTAGAACTAGATAGATATACTAGAAGCAACTTGACTGAAGAACTGGCTAAACTACCTTTTGCCTTTTCTCTTATTTGTTATGTCGATCGCGTGGCTGTAGGATTAGCAAATTGCTTTACTTTATTTTCTACATTTCAATGCAAGCCAGTTATTAATATTCACGATTTGATTGTAGTCGATCGCTATAGAAGACAGGGTATCAGTCAGCTTTTGCTTAACGAAGTCGAACAAATCGCCAAAGATAAAGGAGCTTGTAAAATTACTTTAGAAGTTCTAGAAAAAAATTATGCTGCCAAAAATTCTTATGGAAAATTTGGCTTTGTTAAATACGAGTTAAATCCTGAGTACGGTAACGCAATTTTTCTAGAAAAAAAGTTGCCTTGGTAA